A window of the Oscillospiraceae bacterium genome harbors these coding sequences:
- a CDS encoding DNA-directed RNA polymerase subunit omega, translated as MIKPIADLLTEPGQSRYALCVGVSKRSREIAEKAEAEHIVMDEKPVEIAVQELMDHKYRIVESNRNEDEEADEAKAQQLEQERSAEAAAAEENAAGTSSEEAPADEETKSPVD; from the coding sequence ATGATTAAACCTATTGCAGATCTTTTAACAGAACCGGGCCAGAGCCGCTATGCGCTTTGCGTGGGCGTTTCCAAGCGCTCCCGTGAAATTGCCGAAAAAGCAGAGGCAGAGCATATTGTTATGGACGAAAAGCCGGTTGAAATCGCCGTACAGGAATTGATGGATCATAAATATAGAATTGTAGAATCCAACCGCAACGAAGATGAAGAGGCCGATGAGGCCAAAGCACAGCAGCTTGAGCAGGAGCGCTCTGCAGAGGCCGCCGCTGCAGAGGAAAATGCTGCGGGAACAAGCAGTGAAGAAGCGCCGGCAGACGAAGAAACCAAGTCCCCTGTCGACTGA
- a CDS encoding oxaloacetate decarboxylase subunit alpha → MAKQIGITEVALRDAPQSLIATRMPIEDMLPILDRLDKIGYYSLECWGGATFDSCLRFLHEDPWRRLRILRKNCPNTKLQMLFRGQNMLGYRHYADDAVEYFVQRSVANGIDIIRIFDALNDLKNLQTSIRAAKKEGAEVQVAISYTTGPVFTTDYYVQYAKRIEQTGADSICIKDMAALLTPYKTYELVSALKKAVSLPIQLHIHYTSGLASMCLLKGIEAGADRIDTAISPLALGTSHAPTESMVAALQGTPYDTGLDLKAFGPVREYFMGLRKKYIETGLLDQSMLATNTKALLYQVPGGMLSNLLSQLKQAGREDQLEDVLKEVPRVRKDAGYPPLVTPTSQIIGTQAVFNVMTGERYKMCTNEFKDLIAGMYGTTPMPIDPAFAKKIIGDRKRITCRPADLLKPELDSLRQECAQWTEQEEDVLSYAMFPKVAVDFFKERAAKKYGIDYRHGDKEAQIYPV, encoded by the coding sequence ATGGCAAAACAAATTGGAATTACAGAAGTTGCGCTGCGGGACGCACCGCAGTCTTTGATTGCGACCCGCATGCCGATAGAAGATATGCTGCCTATTCTCGACAGACTGGACAAAATAGGCTATTATTCACTGGAATGCTGGGGCGGTGCAACGTTTGACAGCTGCCTGCGCTTTTTGCATGAAGACCCCTGGCGGCGGCTGCGCATCCTACGCAAAAACTGCCCAAATACCAAGCTGCAAATGCTTTTTCGCGGGCAAAATATGCTTGGCTACCGTCACTATGCCGATGATGCTGTAGAGTACTTCGTGCAGCGCAGTGTAGCAAACGGAATTGATATTATCCGCATTTTTGATGCACTGAATGATCTTAAAAATCTGCAGACCTCCATACGGGCGGCAAAAAAAGAAGGCGCAGAAGTACAGGTTGCCATTTCCTATACGACCGGTCCTGTTTTTACGACGGACTACTATGTACAGTATGCAAAGAGAATTGAGCAAACAGGCGCCGACTCTATTTGTATCAAAGACATGGCGGCTCTGTTGACACCGTATAAAACCTATGAATTGGTATCTGCTCTGAAAAAAGCGGTATCTCTGCCTATTCAGCTGCATATTCATTATACTTCCGGGCTTGCCTCTATGTGCCTGCTAAAAGGCATTGAGGCAGGTGCCGACCGTATTGATACGGCAATTTCTCCGCTTGCACTGGGCACCTCTCATGCACCGACTGAGTCTATGGTAGCGGCCTTGCAGGGAACCCCATACGACACCGGTCTTGACCTAAAAGCCTTTGGACCTGTCAGAGAGTATTTTATGGGCTTGCGCAAAAAATACATTGAAACCGGTCTGCTAGACCAAAGTATGCTTGCAACCAACACAAAGGCCCTGCTGTACCAAGTCCCGGGAGGTATGCTGAGCAATTTGCTGTCGCAGTTAAAACAGGCAGGCAGAGAAGATCAGCTGGAGGACGTTTTAAAAGAAGTTCCGCGGGTGCGCAAAGATGCCGGCTATCCGCCTTTGGTTACGCCGACTTCACAGATTATCGGCACACAGGCGGTCTTTAATGTCATGACCGGAGAACGCTATAAGATGTGTACCAATGAGTTTAAAGATTTAATAGCCGGTATGTACGGCACGACCCCCATGCCGATTGATCCGGCCTTTGCGAAAAAGATCATCGGTGACCGCAAACGCATTACCTGCCGCCCTGCGGACCTTTTAAAGCCAGAACTAGATAGCCTGCGGCAGGAGTGTGCCCAGTGGACAGAACAGGAAGAGGACGTTCTGTCTTATGCGATGTTTCCAAAGGTAGCGGTCGATTTCTTTAAGGAGCGTGCTGCGAAAAAATATGGGATTGATTACCGGCACGGTGATAAGGAAGCGCAGATTTACCCTGTATAA
- the fmt gene encoding methionyl-tRNA formyltransferase: MRVVFMGTPDFAVPCLQALLDAGHTVCGVYTQPDKPKGRKFTLTPPPVKVLAQKAGLSVFQPVSLRTADETEKLRCLQPEVVVVVAYGKLLPKEILAVPPKGCINVHASLLPAYRGAAPIQWSVLNGEKETGVTTMYMAEGLDTGDILLQEKTAIGPQETAGQLHDRLSQMGAELLVRTLDELDSLQPRPQGETTTAYASMLDKSLSPIDWNKPAQQIHNQICGLNPWPAAATTYEGMRLKIFASCVVSPEPAAAKPGSVSGQFVVACGGGTALQITEVQPAGKKRMAASDFLRGHPVPKGAVLPF, encoded by the coding sequence ATGCGTGTGGTTTTTATGGGTACACCAGATTTTGCAGTGCCTTGTCTGCAGGCGCTGCTGGATGCCGGACATACCGTGTGCGGCGTCTATACGCAGCCGGATAAGCCAAAGGGTAGAAAGTTTACACTGACGCCGCCGCCAGTCAAGGTACTTGCACAAAAGGCGGGCCTGTCTGTGTTTCAGCCGGTTTCTCTGCGTACAGCCGATGAGACGGAAAAGCTGCGCTGCCTGCAGCCGGAAGTTGTCGTAGTTGTCGCTTACGGAAAACTCCTTCCCAAAGAGATCCTTGCTGTTCCGCCAAAGGGCTGCATTAATGTGCATGCATCATTGCTGCCTGCGTACCGCGGTGCTGCACCGATTCAGTGGAGCGTGCTCAACGGCGAAAAAGAGACCGGCGTAACAACAATGTATATGGCTGAGGGACTGGACACCGGGGATATTTTGCTGCAGGAGAAAACAGCAATCGGTCCGCAGGAGACAGCCGGTCAGTTGCACGACCGCCTTTCACAGATGGGCGCAGAACTTTTGGTGCGTACCCTGGATGAACTGGATTCTCTGCAGCCTCGTCCGCAGGGAGAAACGACGACCGCGTACGCTTCTATGCTTGATAAATCCTTAAGCCCAATAGACTGGAACAAGCCGGCACAGCAGATACACAACCAGATTTGCGGCTTAAATCCATGGCCTGCTGCGGCTACCACTTATGAGGGAATGCGGCTTAAAATCTTTGCCAGCTGTGTTGTCAGTCCAGAGCCTGCTGCAGCTAAGCCGGGCAGTGTCAGCGGCCAGTTTGTAGTTGCCTGCGGCGGCGGTACAGCACTGCAGATTACAGAAGTACAGCCGGCCGGCAAAAAGCGTATGGCGGCGTCAGACTTCCTTCGGGGGCATCCTGTACCGAAGGGGGCAGTGCTGCCCTTCTGA
- the rlmN gene encoding 23S rRNA (adenine(2503)-C(2))-methyltransferase RlmN: MNQEELSALFAELGQPAYRAKQAFSWLQKIGVQDFNEMTNLSKSLRQTLAQRCYIADAAIAQKLVSKIDGTRKYLFQMHDGELVEAVLMDYHHGRSICISTQVGCKMNCSFCATGKSGFSRNLTAGEMVAEVQAAQRDGAARISNIVLMGMGEPLDNYENVLRFLSLITDPDGMNIGMRHISLSTCGLVDRIYDLAEKRLQLTLSVSLHAPNDSIRQQTMPVSRKYSIEELLKACRYYEKVTGRRVSFEYAMIQGLNDSNACARELAARLEGTLCHVNLIPVNSVAGTSYRKSSKEREESFIHILESHGITATVRRTLGSDINASCGQLRRRRQEEVSHV, encoded by the coding sequence ATGAACCAGGAAGAACTCTCGGCACTCTTTGCTGAGCTTGGGCAGCCTGCCTACCGTGCAAAGCAGGCTTTTTCTTGGCTGCAAAAAATCGGGGTACAGGATTTCAATGAAATGACCAACCTTAGCAAATCTCTGCGGCAGACTCTGGCACAGCGCTGCTACATAGCAGATGCCGCGATTGCACAGAAACTGGTCTCTAAAATTGATGGCACCCGCAAATACCTTTTCCAGATGCACGACGGAGAGCTGGTAGAGGCTGTGCTGATGGATTATCATCACGGGCGCAGTATCTGCATTTCTACGCAAGTTGGCTGTAAAATGAACTGTTCCTTTTGTGCGACCGGCAAAAGCGGCTTTTCCCGAAATCTGACTGCCGGTGAAATGGTGGCCGAGGTACAGGCAGCCCAGCGCGACGGCGCGGCCCGCATTTCCAATATTGTGCTTATGGGTATGGGTGAGCCGCTGGATAATTACGAAAATGTACTGCGCTTCTTATCGCTCATTACAGACCCGGACGGCATGAATATTGGCATGCGGCACATTTCTCTTTCCACCTGCGGCTTAGTTGACCGCATTTATGACTTGGCAGAGAAGCGGCTGCAGCTTACGCTTTCCGTTTCGCTGCATGCGCCGAATGACAGTATTCGGCAGCAGACAATGCCCGTCAGCAGAAAATATTCTATAGAAGAGCTGCTGAAAGCCTGCCGCTACTATGAAAAAGTGACAGGACGGCGGGTTTCTTTTGAGTATGCTATGATACAAGGACTAAACGACAGCAATGCCTGTGCCAGGGAGCTTGCCGCCAGGCTGGAGGGCACCCTGTGCCATGTGAATTTGATTCCTGTGAACAGCGTAGCAGGTACCAGCTATCGAAAAAGTTCAAAAGAGAGAGAAGAAAGTTTTATTCATATTCTGGAGTCTCATGGAATCACCGCGACTGTGCGGCGTACCTTGGGGTCAGATATCAATGCTTCCTGCGGCCAGCTGCGGCGCAGAAGGCAAGAAGAGGTGTCCCATGTTTAA
- the rsmB gene encoding 16S rRNA (cytosine(967)-C(5))-methyltransferase RsmB yields MNAREVTLKALLHVDENEGYSNLVLDKALRTSGLSVRDKALTAALFYGVLERRITLDTALRQYLRSPQTHVDAAVWEILRMAAYQIYYMDRIPDSAAVNEAVTLTRKIGKNRAAGFVNGVLRSLLRQKENRPFPPKGKDRLESLSIQNSCPAWLIARWEAAYGVAVTEQMLACGFQRPPLYARVNSLKTTPEKLTALLQEEEIEAQAVTWLPNALKLNHTGSIAEGKCFQEGLFHIQDLSSQFGCCLLGAKPGERIYDVCAAPGGKTFTIAQEMQNRGEIRAFDQYRGKVGLIQKGSQRLGITNVSAAVRDAARDSALLPPADRVLCDVPCSGYGILRRKPEIRYKSRETIDSLPDLQYGILCKSSNLLRPGGILLYSTCTLNPAENSQNARRFLQEHPNFTAAPLTLPAAVSHTIAEPENQLTLFPQANDTDGFFISLFRKEE; encoded by the coding sequence TTGAATGCACGCGAAGTCACACTGAAAGCTCTGCTGCATGTGGATGAAAATGAGGGGTACTCTAATTTAGTGCTGGATAAAGCGCTGCGTACCAGTGGGTTGTCTGTGCGTGACAAAGCACTGACCGCGGCTCTGTTTTATGGCGTGCTTGAGCGCCGGATTACACTGGACACAGCATTGCGCCAATACCTGCGCAGTCCTCAAACACATGTGGATGCCGCTGTTTGGGAAATTCTGCGTATGGCAGCTTATCAAATCTATTATATGGACCGCATTCCCGACAGTGCTGCTGTCAATGAGGCGGTTACTTTAACGCGAAAAATCGGAAAAAACCGTGCTGCGGGCTTTGTCAACGGCGTTTTGCGCAGCCTGCTGCGCCAAAAAGAAAACAGACCTTTCCCGCCAAAAGGGAAAGACCGCCTCGAAAGTTTATCAATACAGAATTCCTGTCCGGCGTGGCTGATTGCCCGCTGGGAGGCTGCCTACGGGGTGGCTGTCACAGAGCAAATGCTGGCGTGCGGTTTTCAGCGCCCGCCGCTTTATGCCCGGGTGAATTCTTTAAAGACTACTCCCGAAAAGCTGACTGCGCTTTTGCAGGAAGAGGAAATCGAAGCACAGGCGGTTACTTGGCTGCCAAATGCGCTGAAACTTAATCATACCGGCTCCATTGCGGAAGGTAAATGCTTTCAAGAAGGACTGTTCCATATACAGGACCTGTCAAGTCAGTTTGGCTGCTGTCTGCTGGGGGCAAAACCGGGCGAGCGCATTTATGATGTCTGTGCAGCACCTGGTGGAAAGACCTTTACCATAGCGCAGGAAATGCAGAACAGAGGAGAAATAAGAGCCTTTGACCAGTACCGCGGAAAAGTTGGGCTGATTCAAAAAGGCTCCCAAAGATTAGGAATAACGAATGTTTCTGCTGCTGTGCGTGATGCTGCAAGGGACAGCGCTTTGCTGCCGCCGGCAGACCGTGTTTTGTGTGATGTGCCCTGCTCTGGGTATGGCATTTTGCGCAGAAAGCCTGAAATTCGCTACAAATCAAGGGAAACTATTGACAGCCTGCCCGATTTGCAGTACGGTATCCTGTGTAAGTCTTCTAATTTACTGCGGCCGGGCGGAATTCTGCTGTATTCGACCTGTACCTTAAATCCGGCAGAAAACAGCCAAAATGCCCGCCGCTTTTTGCAGGAGCATCCAAATTTCACTGCGGCACCGCTCACTTTGCCGGCAGCTGTTTCACATACCATTGCAGAGCCGGAAAATCAGCTGACGCTTTTTCCGCAGGCAAACGATACGGATGGATTCTTTATCAGCTTGTTCAGGAAGGAAGAATAA
- the def gene encoding peptide deformylase, translated as MAIRNIRTGNDPCLRVVCRPVDKFDDRLGQLLDDMYETMKQANGVGLAAPQVGIRRRAIVIDVGEGRVELINPEFLLQEGEQECVEGCLSFPNRWGVTHRPNHVKVRAQHRDGTSFEFEANDFFALACCHEIDHLNGIVFLSHVEHFLTDEEMKKMG; from the coding sequence ATGGCAATTCGCAACATTCGTACAGGAAATGATCCGTGCTTAAGGGTGGTCTGCCGCCCGGTCGATAAATTTGATGACAGGTTGGGGCAGCTGCTGGACGATATGTATGAAACAATGAAGCAGGCAAATGGCGTTGGCTTGGCTGCACCGCAGGTGGGAATCCGCCGCCGCGCGATTGTCATCGATGTAGGTGAAGGCCGTGTAGAGCTGATTAACCCGGAATTCCTACTGCAGGAAGGGGAGCAGGAGTGTGTCGAAGGCTGCCTTTCTTTTCCAAACCGCTGGGGTGTGACACACCGCCCAAACCATGTGAAAGTTCGTGCACAGCACCGCGACGGAACTTCCTTTGAGTTTGAGGCAAATGACTTTTTTGCACTGGCTTGCTGCCATGAAATTGACCATCTCAACGGCATTGTCTTCCTCTCGCATGTGGAGCATTTCCTGACGGATGAAGAAATGAAAAAAATGGGATGA
- a CDS encoding DUF370 domain-containing protein, with amino-acid sequence MKLINIGFGNMVSANRLIAIVSPESAPIKRIIQDAKERGTLIDATYGRRTRAVIIMDSQHVILSAVQPETVANRLNDKEDGMEGEELDEDE; translated from the coding sequence ATGAAGCTGATCAATATTGGCTTTGGCAACATGGTTTCTGCAAATCGGCTGATTGCCATTGTCAGCCCAGAGTCGGCGCCAATTAAGCGTATTATTCAGGACGCAAAAGAGCGCGGTACTTTAATTGACGCTACCTACGGCCGCCGCACCCGTGCAGTCATTATTATGGACAGCCAGCATGTAATCCTGTCGGCTGTACAGCCTGAAACGGTTGCAAACCGTCTGAATGACAAAGAAGACGGCATGGAAGGTGAGGAGCTGGACGAAGATGAATAA
- the gmk gene encoding guanylate kinase — MNKGLLVVFSGPSGTGKGTVLKAYFAAHPEARYSISATTRAPRPGEQNGREYFFVTKEKFAQLKAEGALLESAEYCGNCYGTPRAPIEKALESGHDVFLEIEVQGGAQVRRLLPESVGIFILPPSVKELGERLRGRGTEAEEVVQKRLKTAKKEIPQAVQYDYVVVNDTVEKAASEIDAILTSEKHKTSRNPALIERVLNHD; from the coding sequence ATGAATAAAGGACTGCTTGTCGTTTTTTCCGGTCCATCCGGTACCGGAAAGGGAACGGTGCTGAAAGCTTATTTCGCAGCTCATCCCGAGGCCCGCTATTCTATTTCTGCCACAACACGTGCGCCACGCCCCGGCGAGCAAAACGGCCGTGAGTATTTTTTCGTGACCAAAGAAAAATTCGCGCAGCTGAAAGCTGAGGGTGCACTGCTGGAAAGTGCAGAGTACTGCGGCAACTGCTACGGAACCCCGCGCGCACCGATTGAAAAGGCATTGGAGAGCGGCCACGACGTTTTTTTGGAAATTGAAGTGCAGGGCGGGGCACAGGTGCGCAGGCTGCTACCCGAAAGCGTCGGCATCTTTATTTTGCCGCCTTCTGTCAAGGAATTGGGAGAGCGTCTGCGCGGCCGCGGTACTGAGGCCGAAGAAGTCGTGCAGAAACGGCTTAAGACCGCCAAAAAGGAAATTCCGCAGGCAGTGCAGTATGATTATGTTGTTGTCAATGACACAGTAGAGAAAGCTGCCAGTGAAATTGATGCAATTCTTACTTCTGAAAAACACAAGACCAGCCGCAATCCGGCGCTGATAGAAAGGGTACTGAATCATGATTAA
- the priA gene encoding primosomal protein N' encodes MQTVKVAVEKTVYHFDKDFDYLVPQTLQAKAVPGCRVLVPFGSGSHLRLGMILAAAEVQNTAKLKYLKAVLDEAPLLSREMLFLVSWLKERYFCTLFEAVKLLLPAGMTYKLHSFYGLCDGVSAQNVQRLLPEEQAVIAQLANHAAVEKDKLLKKAGLPKDSSVLDNLCRAGILHQTLNPVRRMGDASMKMVRLSAKPPEPLHLTPRQQEVYRVLQDAGCASVKEICYFTGVTPVVIKNMETHRVCETYEQERYRTPYSAETSSVKGEQTPIVLSEEQQAAYMDLYQQYHKGKASASLLYGVTGSGKTSVYLCLIDQVLKEGRSVLLMVPEISLTPQAVHIFQQRYGEKVAVFHSGLSVGERMDEWKRVQRGEATIVVGTRSAVFAPLSNLGLIIVDEEQESAYQSESSPRYHAKEVAWFRCRYNKALLLFASATPCIETYYAAKTGKIGLETLSQRYGEAQLPEVHICDMNKELQEGNASVFSRPLLQALQENLKNGQQSILLLNRRGYNTFASCPDCGHVMTCPNCSVSLTYHSANNRLMCHYCGYSVPMTAECPECHGLHLQYRGSGTQKAEEQLQQLLPQARILRLDTDATMSRYAYEDKLKAFAQKEYDLIVGTQMVAKGLDFENVTVVGVLSADESLYSNDFRSSERTFDLLTQVVGRAGRGCLCGKAYVQTFTPENPVFALAAGQNYPAFYEQELPLRKIMLYPPFSDLCVVGFVGGKEEEVRRVSLAFLQQLQKLAAAEYIQLPLRVLSPTPARVARMSGKYRYKLFMKCRNSRPLRQMLSRLLVSFGRDRRAENVTVFADMNPDTLL; translated from the coding sequence ATGCAGACAGTTAAAGTCGCTGTAGAAAAAACGGTTTATCATTTTGATAAAGACTTTGACTATCTGGTACCGCAAACGCTGCAGGCAAAGGCAGTGCCGGGCTGCCGCGTGCTGGTGCCATTTGGCAGCGGCAGTCATCTTCGCCTGGGTATGATTCTTGCTGCAGCTGAAGTGCAGAATACTGCAAAGCTGAAATATTTAAAAGCGGTGCTGGATGAGGCACCGCTTCTTTCGCGTGAAATGCTTTTTTTAGTTTCATGGCTGAAAGAACGCTACTTTTGTACACTGTTTGAGGCGGTCAAATTGTTGCTGCCGGCTGGTATGACCTATAAACTGCACTCTTTTTATGGACTTTGTGATGGCGTTTCCGCACAAAATGTGCAGCGCCTGCTGCCGGAAGAACAGGCTGTTATAGCGCAGCTTGCAAATCATGCGGCGGTAGAAAAAGACAAACTTCTTAAAAAAGCCGGTCTGCCAAAAGATTCTTCTGTCTTAGACAACCTGTGCAGGGCCGGTATTCTGCATCAAACACTCAATCCGGTCCGCCGCATGGGAGATGCCTCCATGAAAATGGTGCGTCTTTCTGCAAAGCCGCCAGAGCCGCTGCACCTGACGCCCCGTCAGCAGGAAGTTTATCGTGTACTGCAGGACGCGGGTTGTGCTTCGGTAAAAGAAATTTGCTACTTTACTGGTGTTACGCCGGTTGTCATTAAGAATATGGAGACCCATCGCGTTTGCGAAACCTATGAGCAGGAGCGTTATCGAACACCTTATTCTGCTGAAACTTCTTCTGTTAAAGGAGAACAGACGCCAATCGTCCTTTCCGAGGAACAGCAGGCTGCCTATATGGATTTGTACCAGCAGTACCATAAAGGAAAGGCCTCTGCGTCGCTTCTGTACGGAGTTACAGGCAGTGGCAAAACCAGCGTTTACTTATGTTTAATTGACCAGGTTTTAAAAGAAGGGCGCAGTGTGCTGCTGATGGTGCCGGAAATTTCACTGACACCGCAGGCAGTACATATTTTTCAGCAGCGCTATGGGGAAAAAGTTGCCGTCTTTCACAGCGGACTGTCGGTCGGTGAACGTATGGATGAATGGAAGCGGGTGCAGCGCGGCGAAGCAACGATTGTGGTAGGCACACGTTCGGCGGTGTTTGCACCGCTCTCTAATCTGGGCCTGATTATTGTAGATGAGGAGCAGGAGTCAGCTTATCAATCAGAAAGCTCCCCGCGCTACCACGCGAAAGAAGTTGCATGGTTTCGCTGTAGATATAACAAGGCACTGCTGCTTTTTGCTTCGGCTACCCCCTGTATTGAGACCTATTACGCCGCAAAGACCGGCAAAATCGGGTTGGAAACCCTTTCACAGCGGTATGGGGAAGCGCAGCTTCCGGAAGTACACATCTGTGACATGAACAAAGAGCTTCAGGAGGGCAATGCCTCGGTTTTCAGCCGCCCACTGTTGCAGGCACTGCAGGAAAATCTAAAAAATGGACAGCAGTCAATTCTTCTGCTCAATCGGCGCGGATACAACACCTTTGCTTCCTGCCCAGACTGCGGCCACGTAATGACCTGCCCCAACTGCAGTGTTTCTCTCACCTATCATTCGGCAAACAACCGTCTGATGTGCCACTACTGCGGCTATTCTGTTCCTATGACTGCCGAGTGCCCAGAGTGCCACGGCCTGCATCTGCAGTACCGAGGGTCCGGTACACAGAAGGCAGAGGAGCAGCTGCAGCAGCTTTTGCCGCAGGCACGTATTTTGCGGCTGGATACCGATGCCACTATGTCCCGCTATGCTTATGAAGATAAACTGAAAGCATTTGCACAGAAGGAATATGACCTGATTGTCGGTACGCAAATGGTTGCCAAAGGGCTTGACTTTGAAAATGTAACAGTTGTCGGCGTGCTTTCGGCAGATGAGTCTCTTTATAGCAATGACTTTCGCAGCAGCGAGCGCACGTTTGACCTGCTTACGCAGGTTGTCGGCCGTGCAGGTCGCGGCTGCCTGTGCGGAAAAGCTTATGTGCAGACTTTTACACCGGAAAATCCGGTGTTTGCACTTGCTGCTGGACAGAACTATCCCGCTTTTTATGAGCAGGAACTTCCGCTGCGAAAAATCATGCTGTATCCGCCTTTTTCCGATCTTTGCGTTGTCGGCTTTGTCGGCGGCAAAGAGGAGGAGGTCCGCCGGGTCAGTTTGGCATTTCTGCAGCAGCTGCAAAAACTTGCCGCTGCAGAGTATATACAGCTGCCGCTGCGGGTACTCAGCCCTACTCCGGCACGGGTTGCCCGTATGAGCGGGAAATACCGCTACAAGCTTTTTATGAAGTGCCGGAACAGCCGCCCCCTACGGCAGATGCTTTCCCGGCTGCTGGTTTCTTTTGGCCGGGATCGGCGGGCAGAAAACGTCACCGTCTTTGCAGATATGAATCCAGATACGCTTCTTTAG
- a CDS encoding zinc metallopeptidase translates to MGFYYYNYSYFLWMLPAILLTAYAQFKVQAAFNRYSKVRSLRGCTGAQAAETVAYYGGVRGLNVRRIGGNLTDNFDPRNNTISLSQDVYDSTSISAIGVAAHEAGHSIQTAQGYLPNRLRTAIVPATQFASRLAFPLIFIGLILPVRYTAVVNIGILMFSIAVLFQLVTLPVEFNASARALRSLDETNLLTPDEINGARKVLSAAAMTYVAASFTALLQLFRLLMIAGGRGRDDS, encoded by the coding sequence ATGGGCTTTTATTATTATAATTATTCCTATTTTTTGTGGATGCTTCCTGCTATTCTGTTGACAGCCTATGCGCAATTTAAGGTCCAGGCAGCATTTAACCGCTACAGCAAAGTGCGCTCTTTGCGCGGCTGTACCGGTGCGCAGGCAGCGGAAACCGTGGCGTATTACGGCGGCGTGCGCGGACTGAATGTCCGCCGAATTGGCGGCAACTTAACCGATAACTTTGATCCGCGCAATAACACCATCAGCCTTTCGCAGGATGTTTACGACAGCACTTCTATCAGCGCCATCGGCGTTGCAGCACACGAAGCCGGGCACAGCATTCAGACCGCGCAGGGATATCTGCCAAACCGCCTGCGTACGGCGATTGTGCCGGCCACGCAGTTTGCTTCCCGGCTGGCGTTTCCGCTCATCTTTATCGGTTTAATTCTGCCGGTGCGCTACACCGCTGTTGTTAACATCGGCATTTTGATGTTTAGCATTGCAGTTTTGTTTCAGCTGGTGACGCTTCCAGTAGAGTTTAACGCAAGCGCCCGTGCGCTGCGCTCATTGGACGAAACAAATTTATTAACACCGGATGAAATCAACGGCGCGAGAAAAGTGCTTTCAGCTGCTGCCATGACCTATGTAGCGGCTTCTTTTACGGCACTGCTTCAGCTCTTTCGCCTGCTGATGATTGCCGGCGGCCGGGGGAGAGACGATTCTTGA
- a CDS encoding YicC family protein: MSGYRKRDGFLIKSMTGYGRYEAVIDGRHIQTEVKSVNHRYFELSARVSRGYGFLEEKIREYLQSYISRGKVDVTVFIEPVQDTTARISVNHELAADYVAAMRELCSTYGLKEDLSVSDLTRFSDIFTVYHEPENEEAVWMSVRQALDHALDSFMQMRIAEGKKMKEDVSARAKQILQMVKQVEEHSPETVEAYRKRLQTRLEEVLQDKAVDEQRIVTEAAIFADKIAVDEETVRLRSHLTQFDTMLESDEPVGRKLDFLVQEMNREANTIGSKCSNTEIAYLVVDIKAEIEKIREQIQNIE, from the coding sequence ATGAGTGGATACAGAAAACGAGATGGTTTTTTGATAAAAAGCATGACCGGCTATGGCCGGTATGAAGCAGTCATTGACGGACGCCATATTCAGACAGAAGTAAAATCCGTCAACCACCGCTATTTTGAACTTTCTGCGCGGGTCAGCCGCGGCTACGGCTTCCTTGAGGAAAAGATTCGCGAATACCTGCAGAGCTATATTTCCCGGGGCAAGGTCGATGTCACCGTCTTTATAGAGCCGGTGCAGGACACTACCGCACGTATTTCCGTAAACCATGAGCTTGCCGCAGACTATGTTGCGGCTATGCGGGAACTCTGCAGTACCTATGGGCTGAAAGAAGACCTTTCTGTTTCTGACTTAACACGTTTCAGCGATATCTTTACTGTTTACCATGAGCCGGAAAACGAAGAAGCTGTGTGGATGTCGGTCAGACAGGCACTGGACCATGCGCTGGATTCTTTTATGCAGATGCGTATTGCAGAGGGCAAAAAGATGAAAGAGGATGTCTCTGCGCGTGCTAAGCAGATCCTGCAGATGGTCAAACAGGTGGAAGAGCATTCCCCCGAAACCGTGGAAGCTTATCGCAAGCGTTTGCAGACCCGCCTTGAAGAGGTTCTGCAGGACAAAGCGGTTGATGAGCAGCGCATTGTAACAGAAGCAGCAATTTTTGCCGATAAAATTGCTGTAGATGAAGAAACGGTGCGTCTGCGCAGTCACCTTACACAGTTTGACACCATGCTCGAATCTGACGAGCCGGTGGGCCGCAAGCTTGATTTCCTGGTGCAGGAAATGAACCGGGAGGCAAACACCATTGGCTCTAAGTGCTCGAATACAGAAATTGCCTATTTGGTAGTAGACATCAAGGCGGAAATTGAAAAGATTCGGGAACAGATTCAAAATATTGAGTAA